The following proteins are co-located in the Solenopsis invicta isolate M01_SB chromosome 7, UNIL_Sinv_3.0, whole genome shotgun sequence genome:
- the LOC113002980 gene encoding uncharacterized protein LOC113002980, producing the protein MSRYLLFYLSVGAILACGSSRRIPREASCPSCSQDCPEALTVQLPWNPQQESKLRDFSTNSFQNSPYSRFIQEGLSQDIERDDNIPLSQNSMPFENYRRFLQQEPTSKNLIFKNYINNSPKYLGRQEFSQDKPAREYPFAHSLVLPSRQAFDRSENLFFRNPRNKYSEFLLGDYTKTQDYIKDEEDPTSEVQVMYRADKDVKPESSFPKVENIYQPRQEKFLDRERNMIEKFSNSASQLRYPQERYNPIEFDPSEVKRDSHIKDIKDTDVPKSTKEFFNNWDIARDSSQSLNLEQRRNNFLEVHPAKKQKIIDEKINFKPYNTKFPQDLDIWKHLENEEDAEDMKEYFDDRTEPFQDEDLKEYFEDEAEQLDTIGTEQNNYNPRILSQNIWKGTESDEFLDNLDFISENSQETEQLGLNSEENDNYLFFEDEKNKDVIFQDKADTTAETARAPVINAYNAYILPRYLNIVNDKKYPSKSEAEELSEVKGSLRTNSVKEMNHRFLEDDAVIDDNKRIQDLILSKDIFNVEEYSNPIDERNNVRNKNEALTELDPDLLDDIEDPPVGTTESIPT; encoded by the exons ATGTCTCgctatttgttattttatttgtccGTGGGTGCGATCCTAGCCTGCGGATCGTCCCGAAGGATACCTAGAGAAGCATCGTGTCCCTCGTGTAGTCAAGATTGTCCTGAAGCCTTGACCGTCCAACTACCATG GAATCCTCAACAAGAATCAAAACTGCGAGATTTTTCCACCAATTCGTTCCAAAATTCACCTTATTCTCGCTTCATACAAGAAGGACTCTCCCAGGATATAGAACGTGATGACAACATTCCATTAAGTCAAAATTCAATGCCCTTCGAAAACTATAGAAGATTTCTTCAACAAGAACCTacgagtaaaaatttaatttttaaaaactatattaataattctcCAAAATACTTAGGCAGACAAGAATTTTCTCAGGACAAACCTGCGAGAGAATACCCTTTCGCTCATTCGCTCGTGTTGCCATCGCGACAAGCTTTTGACAGATCGGAAAATTTGTTCTTCAGAAATCCTCGCAATAAATATTCAGAATTCTTATTAGGGGACTACACAAAGACGCAGGACTACATAAAGGATGAAGAGGATCCTACGAGCGAAGTGCAAGTCATGTATCGCGCCGATAAAGATGTAAAGCCAGAGAGTTCTTTCCCTAAGGTCGAAAATATTTACCAGCCTCGTCAGGAAAAGTTTCTCGACAGGGAAAGGAACATGATTGAGAAGTTTTCAAATTCTGCCAGCCAGCTGAGATATCCTCAAGAAAGATATAATCCCATAGAATTTGATCCATCAGAAGTGAAGCGTGATTCTCATATTAAGGATATTAAGGATACAGACGTTCCAAAATCGACGAAAGAATTCTTCAACAATTGGGACATCGCTAGGGATTCATCGCAATCTTTGAATCTGGAACAACGTAGGAATAATTTCTTAGAAGTACATCCtgcaaagaaacaaaaaattatagacgaaaaaatcaattttaaacctTATAATACTAAGTTTCCTCAGGATTTAGATATATGGAAACATTTAGAAAACGAGGAAGATGCTGAAGATATGAAAGAATATTTCGATGATAGAACGGAACCCTTCCAGGATGAAGATCTGAAAGAATATTTTGAAGACGAAGCTGAACAGCTGGACACCATCGGGActgaacaaaataattacaatccCCGTATTCTTTCTCAGAATATTTGGAAGGGAACAGAGAGTGATGAATTCCTCGACAATTTGGATTTCATTTCCGAAAACTCGCAAGAAACTGAACAATTAGGATTAAACTCTGAagaaaatgataattatttgttcTTTGAGGACGAGAAAAACAAAGATGTAATCTTTCAAGACAAAGCGGACACCACTGCTGAAACTGCTCGTGCACCTGTAATTAATGCTTACAATGCTTACATACTGCCTCGCtacttaaatattgtaaatgataaaaaatatcctAGCAAATCCGAGGCGGAGGAATTATCGGAAGTTAAAGGTAGTCTACGTACGAATTCTGTAAAAGAAATGAATCACAGATTCTTAGAGGACGATGCTGTTATTGATGATAATAAACGCATTCAAGATCTTATACTTTCTAAAGACATTTTCAACGTAGAGGAATACAGCAATCCTATTGACGAACGgaataatgtaagaaataaaaacgaaGCTTTGACAGAACTTGATCCTGATCTATTAGACGACATTGAAGATCCTCCAGTAGGAACGACTGAATCAATACCAACGTAG
- the LOC105198882 gene encoding uncharacterized protein LOC105198882 has translation MKITKMGIQNSKRQDADDDIISQKSLDVVKVLIHFLKEHARVEGLFRRAGRREVRRHILNSLKKGHKPHFEDSNNAALECAAALQIFLSRLKKPIMPQHVQELILADNPGVEAQVIAQDALGLIRQDVGGRHGELLTHVLDLIRHLTLSGPPSECSELRGSPLPVALLPVFFNLSPDDLIRWKQVAARFNELITEAAAQLRRDEQHGIHTETINSTTSYTDTISTSPEESEELTRWQEFSLLYPIVRLRDHYNICHVGEIARVLITPLQRPVVGRLHPAIANSN, from the exons GCAGGATGCAGATGACGACATAATATCGCAAAAATCTTTGGATGTGGTGAAAGTgctcatacattttttaaaagagc ATGCTAGGGTGGAAGGACTATTTCGACGAGCAGGACGTCGTGAGGTCCGACGGCATATCTTGAATTCTTTGAAGAAAGGTCATAAACCGCATTTTGAAGATTCGAATAACGCAGCTTTGGAATGCGCGGCGgctttgcaaatttttcttaGCCGTCTAAAAAAACCGATCATGCCACAGCATGTTCAAGAATTAATTCTTG CTGACAATCCAGGTGTAGAAGCCCAAGTTATTGCGCAAGATGCCTTAGGACTTATTAGACAAGATGTCGGTGGTCGTCATGGCGAGCTTCTGACTCATGTCTTGGATCTTATAAGGCATTTAACTCTGTCAGGACCTCCATCTGAATGTTCCGAATTGCGCGGATCTCCATTACCTGTTGCGCTTTTACCagtgttttttaatttatcc CCTGATGACTTGATAAGATGGAAACAAGTGGCAGCCAGATTCAACGAATTAATTACGGAAGCCGCTGCGCAACTCCGTCGCGATGAACAACATGGCATTCATACAGAAACTATAAATTCCACGACGAGTTACACTGAT ACAATTTCGACCTCACCAGAGGAGTCTGAAGAATTAACGAGATGGCAAGAATTTTCGTTATTGTACCCTATCGTGCGACTTAGAGAccattataatattt GTCATGTTGGTGAAATAGCACGTGTTCTTATTACACCGTTACAACGTCCAGTTGTTGGCAGGTTACATCCGGCAATTGCTaattccaattaa